One Heptranchias perlo isolate sHepPer1 chromosome 2, sHepPer1.hap1, whole genome shotgun sequence DNA segment encodes these proteins:
- the ptf1a gene encoding pancreas transcription factor 1 subunit alpha — MDTVLEQLTALDTFSAAAYFDDEDFFTDQSSRDHLDADEFLDHDVDFLTSQINEYYKESRLAHDAEHCDSGILSFTSSSSPFSFDCPDSTSEVSPQLKGIDGAAKRRRRIRSEVEMQQLRQAANVRERRRMLSINDAFEGLRTHIPTLPYEKRLSKVDTLRLAIGYINFLTELVQSDMPLRNPNNDPAIQPKKVIICHRGARSPSPNDPDYGLPPLAGHSLSWTDEKQLKEQNIIRTAKVWTPEDPRKSNGKSSVNNIENEPPFDFVS, encoded by the exons ATGGATACCGTGCTCGAGCAGCTCACCGCCCTCGACACTTTTTCCGCCGCCGCCTACTTCGATGATGAAGACTTCTTCACGGACCAGTCCTCGAGGGATCACCTGGACGCAGACGAGTTCCTGGACCACGATGTGGACTTTCTGACCAGCCAGATCAACGAATACTACAAGGAGAGCAGACTGGCGCACGATGCCGAGCACTGCGACTCGGGCATCCTGTCTTTCACATCGTCCTCATCGCCCTTTTCTTTCGACTGCCCCGACAGCACTTCTGAGGTGTCCCCGCAGCTCAAAGGGATCGACGGCGCTGCAAAAAGGCGCAGGAGGATCCGCTCAGAAGTTGAAATGCAGCAACTTCGGCAGGCTGCAAATGTCCGGGAGCGCAGACGCATGTTGTCTATTAACGATGCATTTGAAGGTCTCCGAACTCACATACCAACGCTACCTTATGAAAAACGACTTTCAAAAGTTGATACCCTCCGATTGGCAATCGGTTACATTAACTTCTTAACAGAACTTGTTCAATCCGATATGCCTTTAAGAAATCCAAACAACGATCCCGCAATCCAACCTAAAAAAGTCATTATCTGCCATAGAGGTGCAA GATCGCCATCTCCAAATGACCCAGACTATGGGTTGCCTCCTCTCGCAGGACACTCCTTGTCGTGGACTGATGAGAAACAGCTTAAAGAACAAAACATAATCAGGACTGCAAAAGTGTGGACTCCTGAAGATCCCAGAAAATCAAATGGCAAATCATCTGTAAACAACATTGAGAACGAACCACCTTTTGACTTTGTCTCATAG